A DNA window from Onychostoma macrolepis isolate SWU-2019 chromosome 13, ASM1243209v1, whole genome shotgun sequence contains the following coding sequences:
- the matn3b gene encoding matrilin-3b isoform X2 — protein MPGHGNSINFGAHGFNHRFYSYHHRNPHQHHHQRPPWKGPPFIYHRPALPVRPISPAHPVRSVVPTRPRISVVLPVPTVPIPLTKVATLSPPPPTQTTTTTTTATTTTTAITTTTPEPVSTPHGTPAPAEPSTDPAPAELCKSRPLDLVFIIDSSRSVRPAEFEKVKIFLSEMVDSLDIGSDATRVALVNYASTVNTEFLLKKYFSKAEVKQAFSRIDPLSTGTMTGLAIKTAMEQVFTENAGARPLKKNIGRVAIIVTDGRPQDKVEEVAAAARASGIEIYAVGVDRADMRSLKQMASQPLDDHVFYVETYGVIEKLTSKFRETLCEEARGDLTENACMCEAQIAFQRKVHNSIQTLTSRLDDISNRVQQFDLRRA, from the exons ATGCCTGGACACGGCAACTCCATCAACTTTGGAg CTCATGGCTTTAATCACAGGTTTTACAGCTATCATCATCGCAACCCTCATCAGCATCACCACCAGCGGCCGCCCTGGAAGGGGCCTCCCTTTATCTACCACCGTCCTGCCTTACCTGTCCGGCCCATCTCACCTGCCCATCCTGTCCGGTCAGTTGTGCCCACACGTCCCAGAATTTCAGTGGTGCTACCTGTCCCTACAGTTCCCATCCCACTCACCAAGGTAGCCACCCTATCCCCGCCACCTCCAACACAGACTACAACCACAACAACCACAGCAACCACAACAACCACAGCAATCACAACAACCACTCCAGAGCCGGTCAGTACCCCTCATGGCACACCTGCCCCTGCCGAACCTTCCACTGACCCAG CTCCAGCAGAGCTCTGCAAGAGCCGTCCTCTAGACCTGGTTTTTATCATTGACAGTTCTCGTAGCGTCCGTCCTGCAGAGTTTGAGAAGGTCAAAATCTTCCTCTCTGAAATGGTTGATTCTCTTGATATCGGATCCGATGCCACACGAGTTGCCCTGGTCAACTACGCCAGCACCGTCAACACTGAGTTCCTTCTGAAAAAGTACTTCAGTAAGGCAGAGGTCAAGCAGGCCTTCTCCCGTATCGATCCCCTCTCAACAGGAACTATGACTGGCCTGGCTATCAAAACCGCCATGGAGCAGGTTTTTACAGAGAACGCTGGGGCCCGaccactaaaaaaaaacatcggTAGGGTGGCCATCATTGTGACTGATGGAAGGCCGCAAGATAAAGTTGAAGAGGTGGCAGCAGCAGCAAGGGCTTCTGGGATTGAAATATATGCTGTCGGAGTGGACAGAGCAGATATGCGGTCCCTCAAACAGATGGCCAGTCAGCCTCTTGATGACCATGTGTTCTATGTGGAGACATACGGAGTGATCGAGAAACTAACATCTAAGTTCAGGGAGACACTCTGTG AAGAGGCAAGAGGAGATCTGACCGAGAATGCCTGCATGTGTGAAGCTCAGATTGCATTTCAGAGGAAGGTTCACAACAGCATACAGACTCTCACCAGCAGAC TGGATGACATCTCAAACAGAGTGCAGCAGTTTGATCTCCGGCGTGCCTAG
- the matn3b gene encoding matrilin-3b isoform X3: protein MTCFICISVFCLSSFLMEAQGTYGPYLRNHNQLSGDRQRSHFTPNMPGHGNSINFGGFTAIIIATLISITTSGRPGRGLPLSTTVLPYLSGPSHLPILSAPAELCKSRPLDLVFIIDSSRSVRPAEFEKVKIFLSEMVDSLDIGSDATRVALVNYASTVNTEFLLKKYFSKAEVKQAFSRIDPLSTGTMTGLAIKTAMEQVFTENAGARPLKKNIGRVAIIVTDGRPQDKVEEVAAAARASGIEIYAVGVDRADMRSLKQMASQPLDDHVFYVETYGVIEKLTSKFRETLCEEARGDLTENACMCEAQIAFQRKVHNSIQTLTSRLDDISNRVQQFDLRRA from the exons ATGACATGCTTTATTTGcatttctgtcttttgtttgtCTTCATTTTTAATGGAGGCGCAGGGTACATATGGCCCTTATTTAAGGAACCATAACCAGCTGTCTGGAGACCGGCAGAGATCTCACTTCACCCCCAATATGCCTGGACACGGCAACTCCATCAACTTTGGAg GTTTTACAGCTATCATCATCGCAACCCTCATCAGCATCACCACCAGCGGCCGCCCTGGAAGGGGCCTCCCTTTATCTACCACCGTCCTGCCTTACCTGTCCGGCCCATCTCACCTGCCCATCCTGTCCG CTCCAGCAGAGCTCTGCAAGAGCCGTCCTCTAGACCTGGTTTTTATCATTGACAGTTCTCGTAGCGTCCGTCCTGCAGAGTTTGAGAAGGTCAAAATCTTCCTCTCTGAAATGGTTGATTCTCTTGATATCGGATCCGATGCCACACGAGTTGCCCTGGTCAACTACGCCAGCACCGTCAACACTGAGTTCCTTCTGAAAAAGTACTTCAGTAAGGCAGAGGTCAAGCAGGCCTTCTCCCGTATCGATCCCCTCTCAACAGGAACTATGACTGGCCTGGCTATCAAAACCGCCATGGAGCAGGTTTTTACAGAGAACGCTGGGGCCCGaccactaaaaaaaaacatcggTAGGGTGGCCATCATTGTGACTGATGGAAGGCCGCAAGATAAAGTTGAAGAGGTGGCAGCAGCAGCAAGGGCTTCTGGGATTGAAATATATGCTGTCGGAGTGGACAGAGCAGATATGCGGTCCCTCAAACAGATGGCCAGTCAGCCTCTTGATGACCATGTGTTCTATGTGGAGACATACGGAGTGATCGAGAAACTAACATCTAAGTTCAGGGAGACACTCTGTG AAGAGGCAAGAGGAGATCTGACCGAGAATGCCTGCATGTGTGAAGCTCAGATTGCATTTCAGAGGAAGGTTCACAACAGCATACAGACTCTCACCAGCAGAC TGGATGACATCTCAAACAGAGTGCAGCAGTTTGATCTCCGGCGTGCCTAG
- the matn3b gene encoding matrilin-3b isoform X1, producing the protein MTCFICISVFCLSSFLMEAQGTYGPYLRNHNQLSGDRQRSHFTPNMPGHGNSINFGAHGFNHRFYSYHHRNPHQHHHQRPPWKGPPFIYHRPALPVRPISPAHPVRSVVPTRPRISVVLPVPTVPIPLTKVATLSPPPPTQTTTTTTTATTTTTAITTTTPEPVSTPHGTPAPAEPSTDPAPAELCKSRPLDLVFIIDSSRSVRPAEFEKVKIFLSEMVDSLDIGSDATRVALVNYASTVNTEFLLKKYFSKAEVKQAFSRIDPLSTGTMTGLAIKTAMEQVFTENAGARPLKKNIGRVAIIVTDGRPQDKVEEVAAAARASGIEIYAVGVDRADMRSLKQMASQPLDDHVFYVETYGVIEKLTSKFRETLCEEARGDLTENACMCEAQIAFQRKVHNSIQTLTSRLDDISNRVQQFDLRRA; encoded by the exons ATGACATGCTTTATTTGcatttctgtcttttgtttgtCTTCATTTTTAATGGAGGCGCAGGGTACATATGGCCCTTATTTAAGGAACCATAACCAGCTGTCTGGAGACCGGCAGAGATCTCACTTCACCCCCAATATGCCTGGACACGGCAACTCCATCAACTTTGGAg CTCATGGCTTTAATCACAGGTTTTACAGCTATCATCATCGCAACCCTCATCAGCATCACCACCAGCGGCCGCCCTGGAAGGGGCCTCCCTTTATCTACCACCGTCCTGCCTTACCTGTCCGGCCCATCTCACCTGCCCATCCTGTCCGGTCAGTTGTGCCCACACGTCCCAGAATTTCAGTGGTGCTACCTGTCCCTACAGTTCCCATCCCACTCACCAAGGTAGCCACCCTATCCCCGCCACCTCCAACACAGACTACAACCACAACAACCACAGCAACCACAACAACCACAGCAATCACAACAACCACTCCAGAGCCGGTCAGTACCCCTCATGGCACACCTGCCCCTGCCGAACCTTCCACTGACCCAG CTCCAGCAGAGCTCTGCAAGAGCCGTCCTCTAGACCTGGTTTTTATCATTGACAGTTCTCGTAGCGTCCGTCCTGCAGAGTTTGAGAAGGTCAAAATCTTCCTCTCTGAAATGGTTGATTCTCTTGATATCGGATCCGATGCCACACGAGTTGCCCTGGTCAACTACGCCAGCACCGTCAACACTGAGTTCCTTCTGAAAAAGTACTTCAGTAAGGCAGAGGTCAAGCAGGCCTTCTCCCGTATCGATCCCCTCTCAACAGGAACTATGACTGGCCTGGCTATCAAAACCGCCATGGAGCAGGTTTTTACAGAGAACGCTGGGGCCCGaccactaaaaaaaaacatcggTAGGGTGGCCATCATTGTGACTGATGGAAGGCCGCAAGATAAAGTTGAAGAGGTGGCAGCAGCAGCAAGGGCTTCTGGGATTGAAATATATGCTGTCGGAGTGGACAGAGCAGATATGCGGTCCCTCAAACAGATGGCCAGTCAGCCTCTTGATGACCATGTGTTCTATGTGGAGACATACGGAGTGATCGAGAAACTAACATCTAAGTTCAGGGAGACACTCTGTG AAGAGGCAAGAGGAGATCTGACCGAGAATGCCTGCATGTGTGAAGCTCAGATTGCATTTCAGAGGAAGGTTCACAACAGCATACAGACTCTCACCAGCAGAC TGGATGACATCTCAAACAGAGTGCAGCAGTTTGATCTCCGGCGTGCCTAG
- the matn3b gene encoding matrilin-3b isoform X4, with product MALITGFTAIIIATLISITTSGRPGRGLPLSTTVLPYLSGPSHLPILSAPAELCKSRPLDLVFIIDSSRSVRPAEFEKVKIFLSEMVDSLDIGSDATRVALVNYASTVNTEFLLKKYFSKAEVKQAFSRIDPLSTGTMTGLAIKTAMEQVFTENAGARPLKKNIGRVAIIVTDGRPQDKVEEVAAAARASGIEIYAVGVDRADMRSLKQMASQPLDDHVFYVETYGVIEKLTSKFRETLCEEARGDLTENACMCEAQIAFQRKVHNSIQTLTSRLDDISNRVQQFDLRRA from the exons ATGGCTTTAATCACAGGTTTTACAGCTATCATCATCGCAACCCTCATCAGCATCACCACCAGCGGCCGCCCTGGAAGGGGCCTCCCTTTATCTACCACCGTCCTGCCTTACCTGTCCGGCCCATCTCACCTGCCCATCCTGTCCG CTCCAGCAGAGCTCTGCAAGAGCCGTCCTCTAGACCTGGTTTTTATCATTGACAGTTCTCGTAGCGTCCGTCCTGCAGAGTTTGAGAAGGTCAAAATCTTCCTCTCTGAAATGGTTGATTCTCTTGATATCGGATCCGATGCCACACGAGTTGCCCTGGTCAACTACGCCAGCACCGTCAACACTGAGTTCCTTCTGAAAAAGTACTTCAGTAAGGCAGAGGTCAAGCAGGCCTTCTCCCGTATCGATCCCCTCTCAACAGGAACTATGACTGGCCTGGCTATCAAAACCGCCATGGAGCAGGTTTTTACAGAGAACGCTGGGGCCCGaccactaaaaaaaaacatcggTAGGGTGGCCATCATTGTGACTGATGGAAGGCCGCAAGATAAAGTTGAAGAGGTGGCAGCAGCAGCAAGGGCTTCTGGGATTGAAATATATGCTGTCGGAGTGGACAGAGCAGATATGCGGTCCCTCAAACAGATGGCCAGTCAGCCTCTTGATGACCATGTGTTCTATGTGGAGACATACGGAGTGATCGAGAAACTAACATCTAAGTTCAGGGAGACACTCTGTG AAGAGGCAAGAGGAGATCTGACCGAGAATGCCTGCATGTGTGAAGCTCAGATTGCATTTCAGAGGAAGGTTCACAACAGCATACAGACTCTCACCAGCAGAC TGGATGACATCTCAAACAGAGTGCAGCAGTTTGATCTCCGGCGTGCCTAG